cacAGGGACTCAAAAAACCAGTAACCCATCCGAAATGATCACCAGgggataaaaaaatatatctatggAGGACTAACAGGAGGACAGTTCTCTTAAGACAAGTCAGTAAGGACATACTTCAGACACACAAACCAGGAACAGAGCTGCCATACGTACACCCCTTTCTCCCCACACGCACAGCATCACCCATGTAAGCAAAATCCTGCTCCCTGTGGAGTCACGGATGCAGCTCTGGGTTCCTGAACTTACCCTTCTTTGCTTCCATCAGCTAATAATCCGTCAGGGATTTCCACAAAGAGGCTCTGATTAGAGAGCACTGCATCCCAGGAGGAGGTCTTCACCTCTGTGACCTTGTACTGGAAGTGGACAATATGAGGCTTCCCTTCGTGCACTGGGACATCTTGGTTAACAGTGATCTTCTCGTCCTGtgcaggggagagaggagagctcATGAAATACACTTTAGGATTAGAAAACTATCCATGAGATTGTAGACCAAAAATACAAGAGATCATGCTTAAACGAGCATGCAGAAGGACTGTGTTTTCAATGACAGCACCCTCCTGACGAAGGACCAGCCCTTACAGACTGGTGTGTGTCCAGAGTTTCAGCCTAGCACTAAAACTCACCACTGTGAGACTCACCATAGCTCATGAAGGTATGCACGGTCAGCTGCAAGCTCATGTCTGAGTCTCAGCGCTCTAAGCAAGTGTCTAAGTGGTTAAGAGCTATTGTTCTGAACTACCTGTAACACCgtgcttttattttaacctaatacaaaaacaaagaacaaaaaagtaaaGTCCTACATACTAAACAGGCAGGGGAGTATAACTAGAGAGagcaaatgtgaaataaatggTAGTGCAGTTTTACTAAGAACATTAtacttttcccttcccctttcacTGGTTCAGGGACACACCACAATGACCTCAGAGTGATTTTCTAGTCTTGTTTTCCTGTTCAAAGGAATGTAGTTTTGCATATTTACATTATATGAAATTTCTGGGTAGTGAGAGTCCATTCATTCACCGCAGGTCCCAGCCACATCTTTGAAGGGCGGTTCATGAACTACCCTTCAAAGAACACAACTTGAACCGACAAGCTGGAAGAGCATCTGCTGCCGCAGTCTGACCAATTTCATTGTCTCCCCAATCCCCAACATAGTCTTTTTGTTTAAGGGATGACCACAAATTGCTTTCCCAGATTTTACAACTAACTGGTATGGCAAATGGTTTGCCTCCTGGTATAAGGGAAGAGAGTGCATAGCACAGAGAGAATCCCAAAACAGACAGAAGATACACAGATTTGAGGACTGTGAGAGACCACATATGTAGACATCCCTCTCCAATAGTGCTCTAACTAGAACATCAAGCACGCAGACCACCTCAGATTCAGCTCAACAGTTCCTAGAAAACAATTTCGTGGTTAAAACTCCATTCCTTCTCCTGACAatttctgcaggcagctggctTGCCCAGTAATGATTTCCACATTTCACTGCAAAGAGCCCCAAAGAAATGATGAAGAAATTCATTAGGTTCCCGAGTTAACGTTGTGAACTGCAGTGGGAGCTGCACTGGTCCCATCTGCTTGGTTACAGGCTCATGCATCCTGATTCCTTCACGTCTACAAAGCCACCTGCACAGCTTTGAAGGGCAGAAGTAAACCAGATATTAGAAGTCATGTCTGCTCAGTTCCCGAGTCACATGAGTGTCTGGGGAAGCCATGCATCCCTCTCTCCTCAACAGCATCAACAGGTGGGGTGGGAGGTCGTTTACTCCATCAGGTCATTAGGTGAGTGACCATCCAGTATCCAGGCACTTTATTTTAACAGGATGATTAATTCAGCAGCAGACTatgagctctgctctgctgatgATCAGCTGGACTGACAATGAAACAAGTGACATTGCTGCAGAAAGACAGCACCTCACCAGACAAGGCTTAATAAATGCTTTGTAGTGACATATCCTCATCTCTGACCATAACACACATAGGGAGCcagtacagaaaagaaaactcagtCCAGTTTGGATCTGCAGTGAAGAAGCACTTAAAAGATGGGCAgtacaaacacagcagcagccaacAGTGCCCAGTAAGAGGGTGGAAGACTCCTCAGTATCACTGCTTGTCAAGCAGATGTTTTCTTGTTGGTGTTTTAAGCTATGAAGGTGTAAGCATTGCTGAAAAAACAGTGAGCAGTTCAGCAAAAACATCACTGATAACTTTTCCAGGCTCCTCAAGCTTGTGTCCCAGTGCTTTAATTCCTATTACCACATGTATTAAAATAGATCCCCTCTTGGTTTGACTATTGACAAAGAAGCAGCCATTGAGGATGTTAATGCGGGCGACAAAGTAATGCCGCATGCAAATGAAGAACTGCCTGGCTTCGGTAACCAGAGCAGAGGAAGCTGCCATTTGTTTAAAGCCCACAAAGCTTAGCTGAAAAACAAGTTTACACTTCATCAGAATAAATATCCTGTAGGAAATAAGTTTATTCATTGAGTTTGAAAGAAGTTTTTGTGGCTGCGCCTGCTGTCAGGTTTTACTAGTTTTAAGCCAAGCGCACCAAGAAACCTACTGACAGCTGCTCAAGTTAAATCAGACTGCTGCCGATAAAGCCACCGCAGACCCAGCGGCAAGAGTCAGATCTGAGCCCAGAGAGAGCTCCACACTACAGaggtgtatttaaaaaaaacaaaaccaagaagaatTTATGCACATCCTTCACCAGTGGCTTTATAGGAGCCTTTTACAGTTGTTGTTACCATGCAGAAAGCATCTCTGTTTCGGAAAAGATCCTTCTCTCAAGAAAAGCTCACAGATGCTTCTTTTCTTATacttcatgaaaacaaaaacagggCGAGGAAGTTGAGAAAAGCAGGCTGGGATTGACACATCGGAGGGGGAGGCACACGCATGCATTTGTGCGGAAAGACTTACAGGAGCCTGCAATAGGAAGGGAGAAGCTTTCCGAGCCTTCGGGCTTAGCCTTTCTGTCACCAGAAGTTACGCCCGGCACTCCAAACCTAGTGAGGTTTTTTCCACTTAAGACCCCCTAATGCAACAGCCCGTGAACCAAAGGCAGCACAACCGCAGGGATTAACAGAACCAGTTCCCCTGGTTCAGTGGGAATTACGTTTACACAGCCTGTCTTGGGCAgctgatattttatttctaggCATCAAAATAGAGACAGCGAGATGCCGGGGAGAGAAGCTGTTCCTGTGAAGAGGCAGCCCAGAATTCTTTGGAAGCTGCTCAAAGCAAAATCCTGTTTACGCTACAAATGTTCGGTTTTAGTTCACCCTGCAAAATCCCCCACCACCACACTATCatgggcaaaaaaaccccaccagacTATCTTTTATACACAGCTGCCTAAACCACCAGCTCTCCAGCCCTCAGCTCCATTTCAGTGAAGTAAAGCCACAAGGACCAGCTTCCCCTTGGTTACAATTCAACGGGCACAAGATTTTCCAACCCAGCTATGCTCCTCAGATGTCCTGAGAAGGACGGGGGGAGGCCCCTATGTGTTGGCAGCATAAGAAGAAAGGATGTTATGATCTACCATAGCCAAGTGACTGGAGAAACTCGTGTAAGCAGCCTACTGTTGGCATGTGCTACACCTGCAGCCTCCTGCCAAGTTTGCTAGCCAGAGCACGTCTGTTCGCACAAAGGCCGTCCTGGCTGTGCAGCACCGATGCTGATCATTATTGCGTTCCCAGCTCAAGTAAAGCTCCGTTGATGAAGGGCCAAATATTAAGTCTCTTAACACAAAAATACCAACAACTATAGGAAGCCCCAGCAGCTTAATTTATAGCGCTGTTGTATGTGAGCACTGTGCTGCATGCTCTGAAGGAGGCAGGCTTGTTCAGAAAGGTCATCCCTTTGAACTAGAATAGCtgatacagctggaaaaaggaCTTAAGCTTTTGGGTCCAGATGCCTTTCCAGGTCACACTGAAGCTTGCTGGCTGAAAAAACTCCACCTGCTGTAACTACAACACTGCTAGATTGGGTGGGCAACTGAGAGGGGCAGAGAGAGTCCCGGTAACCCCCATCTAAGGTTTGACTTTAAACCACTGGGCAACACAGCCTGCTCTGGTTTGGGATGAGCTATGTTACAGAAAGGGCTGATTTTCTGACAGATTCTGCTAGGTTTTGTCAGCAATAAACCCAGAAAGAATTACATCCATACTTCTGGGATGCAGCTATCCAGATGACATCcccccaggcagcagcccctgcctACACACACCACTGCCAAAAGCTTCTGTGCGAATTCAAGGCCATACGGAAATCAAACACTTCAAAGTCTCCAAACTGATTCTTtccaccagcatctcctccacaTTGAGCCCATTTTCTGCCTTTGGACCTTGCCTGGTGTGTACACAAGGCTTGGCAAAGCTGGCCTGCAGGAGTTTAAGTTGCAGGATCCCCTATTTCTCGTCCCCTCCCACCCAGAGGGAATTCATTAGTTGTCCTGGGCCCCCTTGAAGCTATTTATGTATCTTCTTTATCTAACAGGAAGCCCGttgtgctctgctgcttctccggATTTCATACCCTTCTAACATCTGTGACAATTCAACTCGACAGCGTTAAGCTGATGTTACATTATTATTAAGAGGCTACAGTGCTTGACATTTATTCACAAGGTAAGCGGGTGAGGTGTGTGCTAAAAATTCACCAAGGCTGCATTAAAGAAAACTCCTCTGAAAGCAGCTGCGAGGTCTGCGATTCTCTCATGAATTTCAAGAGGAGACTTTGGTAGCTGTGACCCAAAAAGGCCTGTATCTTTTCATCATATAAAGTCTGTGTGCCTCCCACAGGGTAATTAAAAATCAAGTCTAACACCTATGACAACACTCCTGCCTGAACAGCCAAATTTGCAAGCTGAGCATAAATTTAGGCTACCTCATCTGATAGGACTTTACTCCCTGGCATGTGGAAAAGCAGCCCCTGTCCCAGAAGGCAGACAGATGTGTGCCACCATAACACAACACAAAGTTGCACAAGAGCCAATTATTCTACAGCAAGGAACAGCCAGGTCTCCTCATTCGAAAGGAAAGGTCCTGTAGAAAGAAGAGGGCCAAAAAATGAGAGCTACACAGATCCACATGCTTCTAAGCAAGTCTGCAGATACAAAGCCTTCCTGATCTTGCCTCATCCTATGCGCGTGTTCTAGAAACGTTCCAGTCTGTGAGGTGGACAGTTGCCTCTCCCTTTTGTGAAGTCAGGAGTTACTCTGTACATCAGTTCAGGCAGCTCCCAGGCTCCGACAGCTTTACCTTCTGGACTAGCGCACAGGAAGGAGCTTATCAACCATTCTCTCTCTGCATTTCACCTTTCTGCTTCCCACTTCCTCTTTTTGAGAGACATTTAAGAAGTTGTATGCAGAGCCAGCATTATCAAAACAATAGCTGGAACAGGCTTCTGGGAATGGGGCTAGTGAATTATTTGCTGCACACCTTTGAGAAAAGGTCTCTTGTTTCTTAATAAACAGGTGATATTTAAGCGGGAGAGGGAGAACACTGCATGCAGCTTAGCAACCTGCCAACAGGGTTGCTGAAAAATTAACTGTTCTTCCACTTACTACCTTGGAGTTATTTGTGTTTATCCCCATCAGACTGCGAAAGGGACCAAACACGGTTGCAACATGGGTACAGGTCATTATATAGATGTCAGATCTTTCTCACCTTATATATCAGAGCTGAAAGAGAAGGATCCCTGCTACCCCCTCGCCCACCGGGGATCTTCGACAGTGGGTGAGGGGCATCAGGAGCACCACAGAGGCCCTGGAACAATgtgcctgcagcactgcagctggggacagTTACTCAAAGGTAAAATACTActgcaagaaaaagagagagaacaccAGGTTACATTAGCAGGGATCACATTTCGGATGCTACAGCTCCTCATAACCCCAAACCACTCGTATCCCTGCTCCTCCACAGCACCTGAGAGGCAGCAGATCAGGGCTTTAGCACCCGGACGTCTACATTAAAAATGCTCGCTGCCCAAGTCGTATCAGAAACCAGCAGTGTTTTGTTAGAAATGGAGGAGGGGCTTTGCAGCCAAGAACCCGGAGAGAGTGCTGAGCAACCTCATGCTAATAAGGGATGCCTGGAAGACTGCCAATAGCAGATGGCTGGAAACGCATGACCAGATGAGCACACATTTTCTATAGACAAATATCTACAAATAGATCAACAGGACCCAGAAGGAGGAGGTTTAagtttcacattttcaaaaagaggaGTGAAAGGGCTGGTTCTTCAGATATTTTCAACACGCTCTACAACGTCCAAGCTGACATTTTCATATGCAAATGAAATATCATACAAGCATCCTTCACCCCAGCCCTAAAAATTACAAGTCCACCCCACAGATCTACTTTTAAGAGCAAGAAAATAAGTTTCCCTTGCAGTTTCTGAGTTTGTTTGGATGTCCTGCACACAGTCTTTCAGGATCACTTTGAACGCAGGCTTTAATATCTGCTCCAGCTTCTAGGAAGTTCatgaaagcaaattattttacttctgGAGCATTGCCTCCTTTATCAGTACCACAAAAGCTCTTTGCTGAGGCACGGCACAGAAGTGGTATTCCTCTAACAAAGCCTGCAAAAGCAACGCAGAGAAACCTGTCATTCCCCAGTGTTCCCATTATGAAACCCACAAGTGCAAAGCTATGTAAACACCACCAAAATAAAGGGAGGTGTGAGGGTTTTCAATAAGCACATGGAGCGAGGAACAAGCCTATAATGGACAGACTCTGCAGATGTATTGACAACTTACTGTCTGCCCTAAAACTTATCACTTGAGCTGTTCCCGAGACAGTGTTTTTCCACTCTAATCCCTCTCCACGAGGGAGACAGGCTTAAGCATCCAAAGACCAAGTACTGAGCTGCACTATCAGAATCACCTGAACCGCTTATACAGTATGCTAGAATGGATACCAGACTGCAAACGAACTACTGAAATTTGGCATTTCTGAATGCCAAAAAATAGATCGCAAACGCAGTTATGACACAGGCAGAATTTGCTAAGATCTTGGCTTGCCACCTCATACCAAAATAATCTTTCTACAGGAAACACATATATTCTTCCTCCACATatgtcctcctccttctccaggtTTGCTAGACTGGGCTCTCCAGCAGCATTCCCGTGTGCCATGGCCTACAGCAGACACttcctggagaaaaggctgTTTAAATACACTAGGAAAAGATATTAAGCAGTTGCAGTGAAGAAGTCTCAGGGCAAACCCCTTTGCACACATGCTCAGTGGTGTTTTGTGTTAATACAGTCCCTCCTCACGGCATGACTGGGGCTATCAATGGACCAGTGTGTATTCAGTAGTAGTGGATGTCGAGAGGCATGACAAAGCACTTTGCTGTGCCGTTCCCCACCCCCAGAAAGCTGTTGgcagctttgtttttcccttccctcctccctcaccccccAGTCAACAATGTACTATTGATAGCTCTCTCCAACTTGCAGCCAAGGCATCAAGAAGCTGGATAATGAAGTGTAGttgtgggaaaaggaaaaaaaaaaaaaaaaaaaaaaagagagaggctGTAGTTTTCATGCAAAGCAGTTCAAGACACTTCCCAGTTTTGCTTCCTCTGGCACATGGAGAAGTCAAAACACAAGACCCCTTCAGCTGCTGAGCCCTGCCTGGGGCACTGGGGCTTTGCCTAGCCCAGACCTGCACGCCACTGCTACCCTCCCCAAAACTTCACAGTGGAAGCCAGCGAGGGTCCTGAGAGCAGCACATGCAGGGCAGCACCATCAGGCAATGCTGGGGAgcaagcatgtgtgtgtgtgggcgCAGATTAAAAGAGGGTTTGCTTCCTCCAGATGCACGTTAGCACCCTGGGAAGAAGTTTATGCAAGCACCCGACAAAGTCCGATCCCTTCGTGCATCTGCGTGCGAGCAGCCCACTGCAACTCTGCTCTCTGAGGCCTGTTTATAGCTTAAAAACTAGGATTGTGCTCCCTTCTAGCCTCTCTTCTGagaagctgctttccagcagcttGGTTTAGATCAAGATGGATTTAGATCACCAAGGGCCTTGCCCTGAAGAAACTCCCAAGCAGAAGCTTCTTGACAGAGTCCTGCCTGAAACGGGAGCTGGAAGCAACTGTACATTTTCAGCCAGTGGGTATAATTTTAACTCGCTAAGCTTCCAGCGATCTCAACCCTGTGCCCTGTCCCTGGGAAGCGCAAAGGACAACTTGGCAACTTTTGAACCCTATCACGGCTGCTCTTCAATAGCCCTTGCACCTGAAGCCCCAGGCCAGCACTGCTTTCTGACCACGACAAAAACCAGCACCTTGGGGTCTAAAAGCTGcacattttcttggttttgggggtttcaTTTGTGCTGAACACTTAGACCAGATGGAAGGATCCATGCAGCTCCCCTGACATtacaaaaatgaagtttttgtatttgttttcttttttgccccTTTACAAAACACTTAGCCCATAATAATAAGATATTATGCTGCCAGCCACTGCAAGTCACCTATTAAGGAACCTGATTTGAGGTGCAACTTGTAAATAACCATCTGATGAACGCAGCATAGCTCAAGTATCGACCGTACATACAACGGCCAAGAAACAAGGCTGTTTTACACATATCCTCCGGGCGCTTATCTACATGGTACGATAGAGGCTCAGGAAATGACACTTTTGGGACTCTAAACAACAGACACACGAAGATAATTTGGTCAGCTgagaaaaacagacacaaaCCGAGTGAGTTCACGCCTGCTGATAACCAACCTGCCAGCAGAAATCACCTTTCCTCAGAGGTGCGTGGGGACTGCGGGAAGGGAGGGCACAAACCCTCCTCGGCGATAAAGCCTTCTTATTAGCAAAAGGGTGCTCAGACACTCGCTGCCGAGGTgcctcccccgccccccgctccccaggAGCCCAGCCACCCGCCCGGGGGAGGGGTGGAATCTCCCCCCACGGAGAAGCGCTGCTCCGATGGGGATTTGAACTCGGGAAAGAAAGGGGGAGAGGATCCACAGGGGGAGAGGATCCACAGGGGGAGAGGATCCACAGGGGgagagccgccgccgcccccgcccgcctcaGCGCCCGCCCGCACCCCCAGGCCCGGCCGCCACCGCTCTGAGGGGCGCGGAAGGCCGCGGCGGGTGGGCCCGTCGGTGCGGGGAGGGTGGGGACCGCGCCGCCCCGCACCTGTCCTGGGTGTTTATCATCCTCGGCTCGCTCCGGCTCGGCTTCAGGCTCCGGCTCGGCTGGGTCGCTCCGCTCCgttcgccgccgccgccgccctcgctcgccgccgccgccgccgcgctctgACTGACCCCGCGGgcccgcgcccggccccgcccccctccccgcgcgccgcccggcccggcccggccccgccccccctcgcccccccgcGCCGGGCAGCCTGGGAAACCGCCGCCCCAAACAAAGGCGCGCGCCGCGCCCCGCCTACCCAGCGCGCAGGCGCGCCGccctccaccacctcccccgttcgccccgccccgccccgctccgtgACGCCACGGCGGGCGGCCGTTGCGGGGTCGTTGGTGGCCGTTGGCGGCCGTTGGCTCTGTGAGGGGATCCCTCAGCGTCCCGCTCCCGCCCGTGGGGCTGCTGGCAACCCCCGCGAGTGGGCGGGGGAGCGTGGGAACGGCGGTCCCTCGACGCCTGGCTCGCCTCACGGCCGGGCAAGGCGGCCATGAGGCAGGTGTCGGGGGAGCGGCAGGCCTGAGGGCTGGCAGTAAAGCCTGCCGCCACgggggtggggagcaggcagcctgCGGCCGGGGGTGTGAGGAAGGATGAGGAGCGGCGACGCCGCGGCGGGAAACTGAAGCGTGTCTGCGTTGTCTCTTACAGTGGAAGAGGCCAGGGCCCTGAGGCTGAAAGCTTTCTGGAGGGTTTTTGGCTCCTGTTGAAGTGGTGGGAGAAGAGGTTGGGGAGCAGCGAGACTGAGTAATGAACTGCTGGGCCCCGGTGGTACCACTGCAGAACAAGCCACTGGCTCTGATGTGTGGTATACTGCTTAAAGTATGATGCTAGGGCTTAAAAGGTGGCATGGGGAACTGCAGGCTCATAACCTGGATGAGTAGGAGctagaagaaggaagagaggaatgAATATGTGGATAACAGGATGTTGagctgcccatggcagggctcTGCAGGGGCTTGTGATGAGCAGCGTACCCATAAGGGAAAGGCAGTGGCAGTCACCTGGACAAAGACGAGGAGCCTGGAGAACCAGGCGGTGCGAGTAACTTGTGGGCTTCAGTCCCGCAGAGTTTGGTGGGTGCTGAGCCTTCACATGGGGTCAGAATCCAAGCAGTTTGCTGGAAGAGAAGCTCTCAAGACCCTTTGATGCAAGCCCTGCATGTTGGAGTCCTGGAGAAGTTCACGCATACTCACCTGGTCTCACACTGTCTGCCTGGTGTTCGCAACACATCGGAGAACACAGGCCTGTCCCCAGGCGGGAGCGGAGCAGGCTCCTGAGTGACGTGTGTGGCAGCCCAAGGTGCGACGGCCTGAGTGGGCTCGTGGACTCAAGGATCTGACAGGCAGCCCTTGGCCTGGGCTTCCTGGTTCCCAGCGTGGCGACACTGGCCTTTGCTCGGCAGGAAGTGACCAGCTGTTCTGCAGAAAGCTGGACACTGGCCAGAGCCTGAGTTCAAACAGAGCCCATTAAATGgccttttcccccttcctccgTGTTTAAAGCCCTGCTTGCAGCCATAATTCTATTTATAATACGCAGGAAAAGCGAGCTGAGACTTTCCCACAGTGCAGGCTTCTCAGGCGATTGTTGTTCGGGAAGCTGGAATGTACACGGTATTATTTTTGTATCCCCccaggaaggtttttttttttaattgcgtGTCACTCCGTGTCCCCATCTGTGCTGAGCAAAGTTTGCGAAGTGCAaggtctccagctgctgcttgtgGCTGTCGAATGCTTTGCCGCGGTGCCGCTGGTTCAGGTGTCTCTGCCTGCGTGCCCCTGTTGGGGAGGGTGGTGGGTGCTCTGAGAGAGATCTCGATAGCCAAGGGGCTCGAAGCCAAAGAGGTTATCACTGATATCCCCTGTCTTATTACTGAACCCTGGGAGCACCTGTCGTGGGCAACaaagttggtgaggggcctggagcacaagttttatgaggagcggctgaggggactggggttgtttagtctggagaaaaggaggctgaggagagaccttatcactctctacagctacctgaaaggaggttggaGCGAGGCGGGGATCGGTCTCTcctgtcaggtggctggtggtaggacgagaggaaatggcctcaagttgtggcaggggaggtttaggttggatattaggaaaaatttctttactgaaagggttgtcaggcattggaaccggctgcccagggaagtgattgagtcaccattcctggcggtattcaaaaagcgtgtagacaaggcacttcaggacatggtttagtgggcatggttgacagttggactcaatgatcttaaaggtcttttccagcctaaatgattctctgattctatgTCTCTTGCTTTGTGCCTCAGTGTTCCCTGTGTGCAGAGAAGGGAAGACAGTAATCCTGCTCAGAGAAACGGGCTCATCATTGATGAGCCTGGGGTTTTGGCAATGAGAAGTGTTGTTGCGCCGCAGTTTTGAGGTGGCGCAGAGATGCCAGGTGAGGCTGGGCGTGACAACTGGGTCGCAGTGTCACCATTGGTTGAGGTTTTGCTGCCAGCAGAGTCCAGTGGgcactttttttgcctttcttggCCATGCGAGGCCATTCCCCACACAGGGAGCTGCTGTGGGATATTCCGGGCGGGTCCTGTGCATGGCCAGGCTGTGGCAGCTCCATGCCGCCCCCGCCCTCCCTGAGCTCCCAGCAAGCACCCGCAGGCCCCACACCTCCCAGGCAGGCAGGTGTTTTACAGAGCGACGAAACACGCTGCTTGGACTTATTCCAGCAGACAGAACGCCCTGCCTGTCCTCTCCTTAGGCACTCGCTCGTCACCTGGCAACACTGCCTGCAGCACTCgtggctttccttttccctgctctGCAAGGCCCTGCACCACTTTCATTCTCACCTGCACAGGAGGGTGTTTCTGCTGTCCCTTGTTTGCTGCCCTTGCTATAAGCAGTGAGGCTCTGCTGGGCGCTGCCACCCTTCTATGTGCTGAACTGTCACCCTTCTgtccttttgtatttttcaaataaaagccGTTTGCAGGCAGCTTCCCAGTTCTGAGAGCTCTGTGCATGATTTAAGCCTGGTAGCCCGAGCGGCAGCCCAGCAGAACACTAGCCGTCTCTGCCATGCTTCAGTTCTGCCAGCACCGCGTCACTCCTTTGTAAAATTGTTTCTGCCGTGTCCTCTCCTGGCCTGGAAACAGTTTTATAGCCCTGCCTGGGGTTTTGGCAATGAAAAGTGCTGTTGCGCCCTGGTTTTgtatgagggtttttttgatacAGCCAG
This region of Buteo buteo chromosome 13, bButBut1.hap1.1, whole genome shotgun sequence genomic DNA includes:
- the OAZ2 gene encoding LOW QUALITY PROTEIN: ornithine decarboxylase antizyme 2 (The sequence of the model RefSeq protein was modified relative to this genomic sequence to represent the inferred CDS: deleted 1 base in 1 codon) yields the protein MINTQDSSILPLSNCPQLQCCRHIVPGPLWCSDAPHPLSKIPGGRGGSRDPSLSALIYKDEKITVNQDVPVHEGKPHIVHFQYKVTEVKTSSWDAVLSNQSLFVEIPDGLLADGSKEGLSALLEFAEEKMKVNYVFICFRKSREDRAPLLKTFSFLGFEIVRPGHPSVPSRPDVMFMVYPLDQNSSSDEE